The following proteins come from a genomic window of Pyxidicoccus sp. MSG2:
- a CDS encoding ferritin has protein sequence MAGTPDSDLDDVARIRRVLARELETINEYEAFARASSSPDVRAFFQHLAAEEKEHVSEAVHMLRLLDSGQDAHFTSPVATGHFEGTAAGAPAAPAAPARAAPPAPAAVSGRNGRPPLEPLTSLPPQRLMYGLPAPPPAVESHPLTVGSLRRGGGGGGNGR, from the coding sequence ATGGCCGGAACCCCCGACAGCGACCTGGACGACGTGGCGCGCATCCGCCGCGTGCTGGCCCGCGAGCTCGAGACCATCAACGAATACGAGGCCTTCGCCCGAGCCTCTTCGTCTCCCGACGTCCGCGCCTTCTTCCAGCACCTGGCCGCCGAGGAGAAGGAGCACGTCTCCGAGGCCGTCCACATGCTGCGCCTGCTGGACAGCGGCCAGGACGCCCACTTCACCAGCCCCGTGGCCACCGGACACTTCGAGGGCACCGCCGCGGGTGCGCCCGCCGCCCCCGCCGCGCCGGCACGGGCTGCCCCGCCCGCGCCCGCCGCGGTGAGTGGCCGCAACGGCCGCCCTCCCCTGGAACCCCTCACGTCGCTGCCCCCGCAGCGGCTCATGTACGGCCTGCCTGCCCCGCCGCCCGCGGTGGAGTCCCACCCGCTCACCGTCGGCTCGCTCCGCCGGGGTGGTGGCGGTGGTGGCAACGGTCGCTGA
- the encA gene encoding encapsulin nanocompartment shell protein EncA: protein MPDFLGHAENPLREEEWARLNETVIQVARRSLVGRRILDIYGPLGAGVQTVPYDEFQGVSPGAVDIVGEQETAMVFTDARKFKTIPILYKDFLLHWRDIEAARTHNMPLDVSAAAGAAALCAQQEDELIFYGDARLGYEGLMTANGRLTVPLGDWTVAGGGFQAIVDSTRKLNEHGHFGPYAVVLSPRLYSQLHRIYEKTGVLEIETIRQLASDGVYQSNRLRGDSGVVVSTGRENMDLAVSMDMVAAYLGASRMNHPFRVLEALLLRIKHPDAICTLEGPGAAAAPPAPTHRR, encoded by the coding sequence ATGCCTGACTTCCTTGGACATGCCGAGAACCCCCTCCGTGAAGAGGAGTGGGCGCGCCTGAATGAAACCGTCATCCAGGTCGCACGGCGGTCGCTGGTCGGCCGTCGCATCCTGGACATCTACGGTCCGCTGGGCGCGGGCGTGCAGACGGTGCCCTACGACGAGTTCCAGGGCGTGTCCCCCGGCGCGGTGGACATCGTCGGCGAGCAGGAGACCGCGATGGTCTTCACCGACGCGCGCAAGTTCAAGACCATCCCCATCCTCTACAAGGACTTCCTGCTGCACTGGCGCGACATCGAGGCCGCGCGCACGCACAACATGCCGCTGGACGTGTCCGCCGCCGCGGGCGCCGCCGCGCTGTGCGCGCAGCAGGAGGACGAGCTCATCTTCTACGGCGACGCGCGCCTGGGCTACGAAGGCCTGATGACCGCCAACGGCCGGCTCACCGTGCCGCTCGGCGACTGGACGGTGGCGGGCGGTGGCTTCCAGGCCATCGTCGACTCCACGCGCAAGCTGAACGAGCACGGCCACTTCGGCCCCTACGCCGTGGTGCTGTCGCCGCGGCTGTACTCGCAGCTGCACCGCATCTACGAGAAGACGGGCGTGCTGGAGATTGAAACCATCCGCCAGCTCGCGTCGGACGGCGTCTACCAGTCCAACCGCCTGCGCGGGGACTCCGGCGTGGTGGTGTCCACCGGCCGGGAGAACATGGACCTCGCCGTGTCCATGGACATGGTGGCCGCGTACCTGGGCGCCTCGCGGATGAACCATCCGTTCCGCGTGCTGGAGGCGCTGCTCTTGCGCATCAAGCACCCGGACGCCATCTGCACCCTCGAGGGCCCCGGCGCCGCCGCCGCGCCGCCCGCCCCCACGCATCGCCGCTAG